The Opitutaceae bacterium nucleotide sequence TCCAGCCCCGTGATGAAGCGGGCCAGGTTCTCCGCGTGCGTTCCGATATCCCCCATGCAGTTCGAGGCACCGGCCACATTCGGGTCCATCCGCCAATTGGCGATCTTGGCATCACCCTTGTCGCCAAGAGCGGTGATGGCATAGCCCTGGGGGTATTCAACCACGACTTTCAGGACCTTCCCGAGCTGGCCCGTGCGAATCATCTGCCGGGCCTCCTTGACCATGGGATAGCCGGTGTAGTTGTGGGTCAGGGCAAAGACCTTGCCCGATTTCTCCACCACCTTCTTGAGCGCCTTGGCTTCGGCCAGATTGAAGGCCAGTGGCTTGTCGCAGATCACATTGATCCCGGCTTCGAGGAATGTCTTGGCGATCGGGAAATGGGTGTTGTTGCGGGTGACGATGGAGACGAAGTCAATCCGCTCGCCCTTCGGAAGGGCGGCCTCGGCCGCCGCCATCGCCTCATAGGTGTCGTAAACCCGGGCCGGATCGAGAAAGAGATCGGCTCCGGATTCCTTGGAGACCTCGGGCCGGGAGGAGAAACATCCCGCAACCAGCTCGATGCGGCCGTCAAGATTGGCTGCCATGCGGTGGACGCCACCGATGAATGATCCGCGGCCGCCGCCGACCATGCCCATGCGAATTTTGCGATTCAGTTTTGCCATAGGGTTGTTTTATCCACGAAGGACACGAAGGGTCACGAAGAAATGGTTGGGGTTTTGAGTGATGGTTTTGGCCCACCAATTTGCACGAATTGTCACGAATGAAAACCCGTTGAATCGGAACCTGCAGGGTATGTTATCCCCGAAGGGCCACGAAGGTCACGAAGAAATGGTTGGGGATTGAGTGCTTGTTTTCGCGCAGAGACGCTGGGACGCCGAGGGATCCTGTTCTTTGGATAGGCCGGTTTTCTTGGAGAATTCCGAAGGTCGCTGAGCATGGCCGGAACCGATCCGGGATGGGAATCTCTTTCCATCAACCGTTCCTCAGCGTCTCTGCAGCTCAAGCGAAGCGGGCGCGAGTTACGTCAGGAGTCCGTCTCGCGCAGAGACTCTGGGGCGCCGAGGGGTGTTTGAGAACTGCAAAGAACGAAAGAACCAAAGACTTGGGTCGGGTTGATCAGGTTGAGAGGGGCTGCGAAGAATCCGGCCCTTCTGTGAATGGCGCATAGTCAAGGGTGCTTGTCGTTGTTTTGTCTCGGACAACCGTTGCGGCTGGCCGGGGACGTCCAACCCTACCACGGATGCTCT carries:
- a CDS encoding Gfo/Idh/MocA family oxidoreductase; translated protein: MAKLNRKIRMGMVGGGRGSFIGGVHRMAANLDGRIELVAGCFSSRPEVSKESGADLFLDPARVYDTYEAMAAAEAALPKGERIDFVSIVTRNNTHFPIAKTFLEAGINVICDKPLAFNLAEAKALKKVVEKSGKVFALTHNYTGYPMVKEARQMIRTGQLGKVLKVVVEYPQGYAITALGDKGDAKIANWRMDPNVAGASNCMGDIGTHAENLARFITGLEIEEMCAELSTFIPGRQLDDDGNILVRYKGGAKGILYASQISNGDENNLNIRVYGTKCSIEWYQEHPNELIVKEVNQPRTIKRRGNSYLSPIAQKYSRLPFGHQEAFIEAFANVYLAAAEAIEDEISGRKLKKSYDFPTIEDGVIGMAFIATAVKSSKSKAKWTKMVG